Proteins from a genomic interval of Vibrio sp. SS-MA-C1-2:
- a CDS encoding TraU family protein: protein MKQLFKTLLFALTITLSGYSATVSATENELAGDMCPDANILSGIIDRMCWSCLLPIRMAGIGDAPTGAAPDSPFCMCFDEALGLPEIGLPIGYFEPSRLVSYSPTPYCMPSLSGSRLSDDITLLGNLGTESTQEMDDKSFMHYKYWIYPIMQIIGMFTNADCPTGPSNTIDLAFFSEVDPLYGNDFLNFLMFPESIVFANPIAQSICTADCAALMAGAEFEQNYFCASCAGNLYPMTGTVTTSDDDAVRNTELLTARLLGVLHRRGQAWLTMGDHRTSGTCEVEYAPMLPKTQYRSSMLYPVPEAQNTTVEMMDGASSVGNSTENNSQTTTIYDQECCHKLGESTWKWGNNRTRPSKNAYVYLIYQWNDCCLR, encoded by the coding sequence ATGAAACAACTCTTTAAGACACTTCTATTTGCACTCACAATTACACTCTCTGGCTATAGTGCGACGGTATCTGCCACAGAGAATGAGCTTGCAGGTGATATGTGTCCCGATGCGAATATTTTGAGTGGTATTATTGATAGAATGTGTTGGTCTTGCTTGCTTCCAATTCGCATGGCAGGGATTGGTGATGCACCTACGGGAGCTGCACCAGATTCACCATTTTGCATGTGTTTTGATGAAGCTTTAGGGTTGCCTGAAATTGGTTTGCCTATCGGCTATTTTGAGCCATCTCGCCTAGTGTCTTACAGCCCGACACCGTATTGTATGCCGTCACTTTCGGGATCGCGATTATCAGATGATATTACCTTGCTTGGAAATCTAGGTACTGAGAGCACGCAAGAGATGGATGATAAGTCCTTCATGCACTACAAGTACTGGATTTATCCAATCATGCAAATCATTGGGATGTTCACTAATGCCGATTGTCCAACCGGGCCATCGAACACCATTGATTTAGCTTTCTTTAGTGAAGTTGATCCGCTATACGGCAATGATTTTCTCAACTTCTTGATGTTCCCTGAGTCCATAGTCTTTGCTAACCCAATTGCTCAAAGTATTTGTACTGCGGATTGTGCCGCTTTAATGGCTGGTGCAGAGTTTGAGCAGAATTATTTTTGTGCATCTTGCGCGGGAAATTTATACCCAATGACCGGAACAGTAACAACCAGTGATGATGATGCCGTTCGCAATACTGAGCTGCTTACTGCTCGCTTACTTGGTGTATTGCACCGTCGAGGACAAGCTTGGCTCACAATGGGCGATCATAGAACAAGTGGAACATGTGAAGTTGAATACGCACCAATGCTCCCAAAAACCCAATACCGCTCATCGATGTTATACCCCGTTCCCGAAGCGCAGAATACGACCGTTGAAATGATGGATGGTGCGAGCAGTGTCGGTAATTCAACAGAAAACAATTCACAAACGACAACCATTTATGACCAAGAGTGCTGTCACAAGCTTGGTGAGTCAACGTGGAAGTGGGGAAATAACCGAACACGACCAAGCAAAAATGCCTATGTTTATCTCATTTATCAGTGGAATGATTGCTGCTTGAGATAA
- the lepB gene encoding signal peptidase I, which produces MASEPQLRNKILFFITCFLIICLYLFSRYSIAFTGSKTTGCLPVDVALIDNWNTSIKRGQLIYFRSENAEPLFANNTKFLKIAAALEGDQVTINKDSVIVTNRSYSREYAVDATRMLNYLNWPLSMIEKTFTVEVGQVFALGTLPSSFDSRYWGTVSTKNIEGVAYAIY; this is translated from the coding sequence ATGGCAAGTGAACCTCAGTTAAGAAATAAGATTTTATTTTTTATCACCTGTTTTTTGATTATTTGTTTGTATCTGTTTTCAAGATATTCAATCGCATTTACAGGATCTAAAACCACTGGCTGCTTACCCGTAGATGTTGCCCTTATCGACAACTGGAATACGTCTATAAAAAGAGGACAACTTATCTATTTCAGATCTGAAAATGCAGAGCCATTATTTGCTAATAATACCAAGTTTCTAAAAATTGCAGCTGCCCTAGAAGGTGACCAAGTGACGATTAATAAAGACAGTGTGATTGTGACTAATCGTTCTTACAGTCGAGAATACGCGGTTGATGCAACAAGAATGCTGAACTATCTGAATTGGCCACTGAGCATGATTGAAAAAACGTTCACTGTCGAAGTTGGTCAAGTGTTCGCATTAGGCACATTACCAAGTTCGTTTGATTCGCGTTACTGGGGAACAGTAAGTACAAAAAATATTGAAGGAGTCGCTTATGCCATTTATTAG
- a CDS encoding DUF4314 domain-containing protein, with amino-acid sequence MLKPFIVHRLYKQGRRVRLIYMHDEKLSPNLLGTILHVDDVGTIHVAWDNGATLGLIQDKDLFELVE; translated from the coding sequence ATGCTAAAGCCGTTTATAGTACATCGCCTTTATAAACAAGGTCGTCGAGTACGCCTCATCTATATGCATGATGAAAAATTGTCTCCAAACTTATTGGGTACAATTTTGCATGTTGATGATGTTGGCACTATTCATGTAGCTTGGGATAACGGAGCCACACTTGGTTTAATCCAAGATAAAGATTTATTTGAGTTGGTCGAATAG
- a CDS encoding ParA family protein, which produces MDRQKRIELLTKFKEEYEGTDEEFDRVQHRLYQRREIFQAAGCSSTNALSNKIPDIEAIVGEKLGTQYNEKSPYYYTLDEVYKIIDACRQLEQQARKKSKFQVVKKFKNHKAKLVAFVNQKGGASKSTSALHAAMGMALMDLAEAKVLLIDYDPQGNINSFLDGRYTNPYTTKTLFRYLMGEYDHEFEGIDEQKQFLLNEIIRPSHLPNMFYTIALTDDNALEGYLNQLELSLDDEDYSGNEVFKLFKEKFIDLIESEFDYIIADGAPHNNTFIKMLLFAADTVVIPAPCKAMDFESSINFILSMDQFYLDINQELELAEPKDPDLIILPVMFSNNESSRSYYAQYMQLFGDKVYAQYISKKDCYESLSADKQTTYSLPSSEMSKSIREAHSEWESFNNYLRSRTMEK; this is translated from the coding sequence ATGGATCGTCAAAAACGGATTGAGTTGTTAACAAAGTTCAAAGAAGAATACGAAGGGACTGATGAGGAATTTGATCGTGTTCAGCATCGTTTATACCAACGTCGAGAAATCTTTCAAGCTGCTGGATGTTCTTCGACTAATGCACTCTCAAACAAAATACCTGATATTGAAGCCATTGTTGGTGAAAAACTGGGTACTCAATATAACGAGAAATCGCCATATTATTATACTTTAGATGAAGTATATAAGATTATTGATGCGTGTAGACAACTAGAACAACAAGCCCGTAAAAAAAGCAAATTTCAGGTTGTTAAGAAATTCAAAAACCATAAAGCCAAATTAGTTGCCTTTGTGAATCAAAAAGGTGGAGCATCTAAATCAACATCGGCTTTACATGCTGCAATGGGTATGGCGTTAATGGATTTAGCGGAAGCTAAAGTTTTACTCATTGACTATGATCCACAAGGCAATATTAACTCATTTCTAGATGGCCGTTATACCAACCCCTATACAACAAAAACTCTTTTCCGTTATCTCATGGGTGAATATGACCATGAATTTGAGGGTATTGATGAACAGAAGCAATTCTTACTTAATGAAATAATCCGTCCCTCTCACTTACCCAATATGTTCTATACCATTGCACTTACCGATGACAATGCATTAGAAGGTTATTTAAATCAATTAGAACTATCACTGGATGATGAAGATTACTCAGGTAATGAGGTATTTAAGTTATTCAAAGAAAAATTTATCGATCTTATTGAATCAGAATTTGATTACATCATTGCTGATGGTGCGCCACATAACAATACATTTATTAAGATGTTGCTATTTGCAGCCGATACCGTTGTTATTCCTGCTCCTTGTAAGGCAATGGATTTTGAATCCAGTATCAATTTCATTTTATCGATGGATCAATTTTATCTTGATATTAATCAAGAGTTAGAGTTGGCTGAGCCTAAAGATCCTGACCTGATTATATTGCCAGTCATGTTCTCAAATAATGAATCGTCTCGGAGTTATTACGCTCAATATATGCAACTCTTTGGTGATAAGGTGTACGCGCAATATATCAGCAAGAAGGATTGCTATGAATCTTTATCTGCTGATAAACAAACCACCTACTCCCTTCCCTCATCAGAAATGAGCAAGTCAATTAGAGAAGCACACAGTGAGTGGGAATCATTCAATAACTATTTACGCAGCCGAACAATGGAGAAATAA
- a CDS encoding ParB/RepB/Spo0J family partition protein → MNQTVVEFENNGRAQSFITEESLKDVLATISKTQYYPAIGIEKPDGTVEILDGSRRRAALKIANKPTIKVLVTKDTITTKDAKDLAKALQTAKEHSLWEKGLRLYKKQTAHNLSPDELAKIEGKSVPTINRLLRAGRQPEKIIELFSDINLLKHPDFTKIDNAIKLINDDAVDEMINGIREELDGIELTGLDLKDKIISLITDFPKKPKKVKTETEKSILVKHDHRTYLKEIKKGDVFSYDFGRLNAKQSESLKKTLTAWFENSVNK, encoded by the coding sequence TTGAACCAAACTGTTGTTGAATTTGAAAATAATGGCCGCGCTCAAAGTTTTATAACAGAAGAGTCACTTAAAGATGTTTTAGCTACCATTAGTAAAACTCAATATTACCCTGCCATTGGTATTGAAAAGCCAGATGGAACAGTTGAAATTCTGGATGGTTCAAGACGTAGAGCTGCCCTTAAAATAGCTAATAAACCAACAATCAAAGTATTAGTTACTAAAGATACAATTACGACAAAAGATGCCAAAGATTTAGCTAAAGCATTGCAAACAGCTAAAGAGCATTCACTGTGGGAAAAAGGGCTAAGACTTTATAAAAAGCAGACAGCCCATAACCTCAGTCCTGATGAACTAGCAAAGATTGAAGGGAAAAGTGTTCCTACTATTAATCGATTATTAAGAGCTGGACGACAACCCGAGAAGATCATTGAATTATTTAGTGATATAAATCTATTAAAACACCCTGACTTCACGAAAATAGACAACGCTATAAAGTTAATTAACGATGATGCCGTTGACGAAATGATTAATGGTATACGTGAGGAACTTGATGGTATTGAACTAACGGGCTTAGATTTAAAAGATAAGATAATTTCACTAATTACTGATTTCCCTAAAAAGCCTAAAAAGGTTAAAACTGAAACTGAGAAGTCAATACTGGTTAAACACGATCATCGAACCTATCTAAAAGAGATCAAGAAAGGCGATGTCTTTAGTTATGATTTTGGGAGGCTCAACGCCAAACAATCAGAATCATTGAAAAAAACACTAACTGCATGGTTCGAAAATTCGGTAAATAAATAA
- a CDS encoding Ig-like domain-containing protein, which yields MMKRALSILTMTIVSSLAVAKSVYITGTIQTVEPTFSSTIPSPILRGVKSYNFVGSQSGGQAGCTITTDISQAQQSTLDNRYCYFEWLSDTDNGGGWNNSGFNTSGRALAPAGNHTRSYQISFFSGSSKEKVIVGGGDINYTTVDPVPPVITNIVTTTSTGTYSGLNHITHNKNEKLKNVKVHVEARNYPQIIRVPSLANAQCTVPENNTSCNISNVTLEISSNDALTGNLPIAFSVADPYNFMTNADTINFAWDYRPPVIEQYVVNAKSNQAHQNSPKSINVGGHNVTVGNDEAVIVVSSPHKAAYSSNFWWLPPTLEVKFTKDEDHVIDMSYVTLDGENIGKLFKNDFVNYTDRTMLSDGTYEQYGNKYVYRVNIANVKDGIYKGEIVAKDTFNNSSTLSHDSSVIDRLPPEIHVFNIKDKFSNGDPVYFLEHLVMTVQDETSDNNQITAVKLNGNDIDFHGEHDMAKAISDGISLDARTVHALSITGQDMAGNSITRTFTLDFMPLNFRYSDIENQKFALVQEQQISFIQTQGQSCKLYKSEHEAVTAIRNHGQLNCSIEWLSIPDGLEPAWDTPLPELIGAFAYDTDAFINARIWMHDKFGRKNLIKTDDVTLLVSAPDQPEIIFDERGQFDTNKYAVEPGVSKISRFRLRAASSPIRVTVSRNGEVLKESFIRQSNRYAWHNVTQTLIDLEKAYNRRLWEEHEYTVTVRYALMPNIEGSNIAYSYAVPSKRIRMKMANNVRELSTLNELNLSSTFGLYDSFYRRVVYKPETMGDWEIQVVAENRDKTITPLTTLKNISANGEDTYKLNWAADDIGHNRFYTIAKLKSPNPKYVHEVRSNKSAVKVLKGTAINGDLRTMRIAGPAPLSAMIQYVHDSRDDKDAADEVEWFISSNNGQSWTKHGQDGSRFIYRAENEGTWLVKAEVKNRFTGILATTNHVQIMSYQVPDLDIIGATNVISGMTKNYVAMDHGQPADLSDIILQWSIDGGLTFVEDVNNIDYTADEIGNNKLLLRAAYIGFESNPNSWDETILSVRGQPPRPVRTGVHGLKEMETGDVEMLKARVSLPYSNMDSTIVTEWVRPDGSIVQTNELEFAPTLDDLAWADWHDFTLRAWVQDAKAETYNEYKHRVRVWEYQFPEFNLAYKQSIKVAPSVFEVWLRRPIGHNLHEDFEYDWNGNGEVEITRDMGYKARFTAKQPGLYPITVSVKDERGNYQDFIEYIEVLEPEPLSIELVERFSNKYQRAPLNVNMRPQIRGGHPSDRVADYKWYLNGMLQPELDRSTATFEDLPAGVHKLKLAVLTKYGQEEEYEQTVEVIPNKPPTCEIKHNIYSKSARIEAVCDDDDGKMARYHWKVDGVERRNVGKRISEYRELGSSVVVELIGEDDSGDTATATTVVNW from the coding sequence ATGATGAAAAGAGCACTGAGTATTTTAACGATGACGATAGTTTCGTCACTTGCTGTAGCAAAATCAGTCTACATCACAGGTACAATTCAAACCGTTGAACCAACGTTTTCATCAACGATACCTTCGCCTATTTTGCGAGGTGTTAAGTCCTATAATTTCGTCGGTAGTCAAAGTGGTGGCCAAGCGGGTTGTACTATTACAACTGATATATCGCAAGCTCAACAGTCCACATTGGACAATCGATACTGTTATTTTGAGTGGCTCAGTGATACCGACAATGGTGGTGGCTGGAATAACAGTGGCTTTAATACTAGCGGCCGCGCATTAGCTCCTGCTGGAAATCATACTCGCTCTTACCAAATATCCTTTTTTTCAGGCTCTAGTAAAGAAAAAGTTATCGTCGGTGGTGGCGATATTAACTATACAACCGTCGATCCCGTACCTCCTGTTATCACCAACATTGTGACTACCACTTCTACAGGCACATATTCTGGTTTGAACCACATCACGCATAATAAAAACGAAAAGTTAAAAAATGTGAAGGTGCATGTCGAAGCCAGAAATTACCCTCAAATAATACGAGTGCCAAGCCTTGCAAACGCTCAATGTACTGTTCCTGAAAACAATACATCTTGTAATATCAGTAATGTGACTTTAGAAATATCAAGCAACGATGCATTAACAGGTAACCTACCAATTGCATTTAGTGTTGCCGATCCATACAACTTTATGACCAATGCCGACACCATTAACTTTGCTTGGGACTATCGCCCACCAGTGATTGAGCAATATGTTGTAAACGCTAAATCGAACCAGGCGCATCAAAACAGTCCTAAGTCAATTAATGTCGGTGGTCACAATGTGACAGTTGGCAATGATGAAGCAGTAATTGTCGTTAGTTCGCCACATAAAGCAGCCTACTCTTCTAACTTTTGGTGGTTACCGCCAACCCTAGAGGTGAAGTTTACCAAAGATGAAGATCATGTGATTGATATGTCATATGTGACACTAGATGGTGAAAATATTGGTAAGTTGTTTAAAAATGACTTTGTTAATTATACAGATAGAACGATGCTCTCGGACGGTACATACGAGCAATACGGTAATAAATATGTATATCGTGTGAATATTGCAAACGTGAAAGATGGCATTTATAAAGGCGAAATTGTTGCTAAAGATACCTTCAATAATTCATCAACACTCAGCCATGATTCGAGTGTTATAGATAGACTTCCGCCAGAAATTCATGTGTTTAATATCAAAGATAAGTTCAGCAATGGTGATCCTGTTTACTTTCTTGAGCACCTTGTCATGACAGTGCAGGATGAAACATCAGATAACAACCAAATTACGGCAGTTAAATTAAATGGTAATGACATAGATTTTCATGGTGAGCATGACATGGCCAAAGCCATCAGTGATGGTATTAGCTTAGATGCAAGAACCGTCCATGCTTTATCCATCACAGGTCAAGACATGGCAGGAAATTCGATTACTCGTACCTTTACACTTGATTTTATGCCACTTAATTTCAGATATTCTGATATTGAAAACCAAAAATTTGCATTGGTTCAAGAGCAACAAATCAGCTTTATTCAGACGCAAGGCCAAAGTTGTAAACTCTATAAATCAGAACACGAAGCGGTAACAGCTATTCGTAATCATGGCCAGTTAAACTGCTCAATCGAATGGTTGTCGATACCAGATGGTTTAGAACCTGCGTGGGATACACCACTACCTGAGTTAATTGGTGCCTTTGCTTATGATACCGATGCATTTATTAATGCACGGATTTGGATGCACGATAAGTTTGGTCGCAAAAACCTCATTAAAACCGATGATGTCACACTACTAGTGTCAGCACCCGACCAACCTGAGATTATCTTTGATGAGCGTGGCCAGTTTGATACCAACAAGTATGCGGTTGAACCAGGCGTGAGTAAAATATCACGATTTCGTTTAAGAGCAGCGTCCTCTCCAATTAGAGTGACAGTTTCAAGAAATGGCGAAGTATTAAAAGAGTCATTTATCCGTCAATCTAATCGCTACGCTTGGCACAATGTCACTCAAACTCTGATTGATTTAGAAAAAGCATATAACCGCCGCTTGTGGGAAGAACATGAATATACAGTAACCGTTCGTTATGCTTTGATGCCGAATATTGAAGGCTCAAACATTGCTTACTCATACGCTGTACCAAGTAAGCGTATTCGTATGAAAATGGCAAATAATGTCAGAGAGTTATCAACGCTTAATGAGTTAAATTTAAGCTCAACATTTGGTTTATATGACTCATTCTATCGTCGAGTTGTATATAAACCAGAAACGATGGGTGATTGGGAAATTCAAGTTGTTGCAGAGAACAGAGATAAAACCATTACACCACTAACAACGCTAAAGAATATTTCAGCCAATGGTGAAGATACTTACAAGCTTAACTGGGCAGCTGATGATATCGGCCATAACCGCTTCTATACAATAGCGAAACTAAAGAGTCCAAATCCAAAGTATGTGCATGAGGTTCGCTCCAACAAGTCAGCCGTGAAAGTGCTAAAAGGGACAGCCATTAATGGTGATTTGCGTACAATGCGAATTGCAGGTCCAGCACCGCTTAGTGCAATGATTCAATATGTTCACGACAGTCGAGATGATAAAGATGCTGCAGATGAAGTCGAATGGTTTATCAGCTCTAACAATGGTCAGAGTTGGACAAAGCATGGCCAAGACGGATCTCGATTTATTTATCGAGCAGAAAACGAAGGCACTTGGCTTGTTAAAGCAGAAGTCAAAAACCGCTTTACTGGCATTTTAGCTACAACTAACCATGTTCAAATCATGTCGTATCAAGTGCCTGACTTGGACATAATAGGTGCAACCAATGTCATTTCAGGTATGACTAAGAACTATGTCGCAATGGATCATGGTCAACCTGCTGATTTATCAGACATCATTTTACAATGGTCTATCGATGGTGGCCTAACATTCGTCGAAGATGTGAATAATATAGATTACACCGCAGATGAGATTGGCAATAACAAACTATTGTTAAGAGCAGCCTACATTGGTTTTGAGAGTAATCCTAACTCATGGGATGAAACCATATTATCCGTGCGTGGCCAACCACCTCGTCCTGTTCGCACAGGTGTTCATGGCTTAAAAGAGATGGAAACAGGCGATGTAGAAATGCTCAAAGCAAGAGTATCCCTTCCTTATTCCAATATGGACAGCACGATTGTTACTGAGTGGGTTCGTCCAGATGGCTCAATTGTACAAACAAATGAGTTAGAGTTTGCACCAACACTTGATGATCTTGCATGGGCAGATTGGCATGACTTTACGCTCCGTGCTTGGGTACAAGATGCCAAAGCAGAAACGTACAATGAATATAAGCATCGCGTGCGCGTGTGGGAGTATCAATTCCCTGAGTTTAATTTAGCGTATAAACAATCAATTAAGGTTGCACCTTCAGTCTTTGAAGTGTGGTTAAGAAGACCAATTGGCCATAACTTACACGAAGACTTTGAGTATGATTGGAACGGCAATGGTGAAGTCGAGATTACCCGTGATATGGGTTACAAAGCGCGCTTTACTGCAAAACAACCTGGTCTATACCCAATTACCGTATCGGTCAAAGATGAGCGCGGCAATTATCAAGACTTTATTGAGTATATTGAAGTGCTTGAACCAGAGCCTCTATCAATAGAGTTAGTTGAACGATTCTCTAACAAATATCAACGCGCACCCCTAAATGTCAATATGCGACCTCAAATACGCGGTGGCCACCCATCAGACCGAGTAGCTGATTACAAGTGGTACTTAAATGGTATGCTTCAACCAGAACTTGATAGAAGTACAGCAACATTTGAAGATTTACCAGCAGGAGTGCATAAATTAAAATTAGCTGTTTTAACTAAGTACGGTCAAGAAGAAGAATATGAACAGACTGTTGAGGTAATACCAAACAAGCCGCCAACCTGTGAAATTAAGCACAACATTTACTCGAAATCAGCTCGCATAGAAGCGGTTTGTGACGATGATGATGGCAAGATGGCTCGCTATCACTGGAAAGTGGATGGTGTAGAGCGTCGCAACGTTGGTAAGCGTATATCCGAATACAGAGAACTCGGTTCATCAGTTGTCGTCGAACTGATCGGTGAAGATGATTCTGGCGACACTGCTACCGCGACAACAGTGGTTAATTGGTAG
- a CDS encoding RepB family plasmid replication initiator protein, with translation MSKEKTEIQKSTWLVNSGHTITKKEQELQFLMFESMPFQEKDAATGKLIPLRVGDFPHVTDDGIPEIEVSYALASLRTTGTKRNAKKKVLETIEKLKHQRVIIGKNDYAMYVHIKPKENSFVFGIHPEIVPFLDLSSKGYARINTQNYLELNNISARRLYEQISLSIDQPNFIHHPIPVHDLMIRLGALDKDGNPPPKLDKNGKVKKLNTSSTVKKTFIRRHIAEPIQLIAQHPVLGKQIEFIEHKEIKGNKTTTYLGYKPIYDKQDKRKIEKIQFLYRWKKTQNKADYLKQIINLANKYMHKKPTIKDWKDVLAMLDSISLADHNERTSSIFAKLQKEFEGHKQRLLKEKEAEEEKTTKLDDSEEAKLEDQLLSLFNK, from the coding sequence ATGAGTAAGGAAAAAACTGAGATTCAAAAATCGACTTGGTTAGTTAATTCAGGGCATACCATAACGAAGAAGGAACAAGAGTTACAGTTTCTTATGTTTGAGTCGATGCCTTTTCAAGAAAAAGATGCTGCTACGGGGAAACTGATACCGTTAAGAGTTGGAGATTTTCCACATGTTACAGATGATGGGATACCGGAAATAGAAGTAAGTTACGCACTAGCTAGTCTTAGAACTACTGGGACTAAGCGTAATGCAAAGAAGAAAGTCTTAGAAACAATTGAGAAATTAAAGCATCAGCGTGTAATTATTGGAAAAAATGATTATGCGATGTATGTACATATAAAACCAAAAGAGAATTCATTTGTTTTTGGGATCCATCCAGAAATTGTGCCGTTCCTAGATCTTAGTTCCAAAGGTTATGCTCGTATAAACACTCAAAATTATCTCGAACTAAATAATATCTCAGCACGACGTTTGTATGAGCAAATTTCTCTTAGCATAGATCAACCTAACTTCATACATCATCCGATACCTGTCCATGATCTAATGATTAGGCTAGGAGCATTAGATAAAGATGGTAATCCGCCGCCAAAATTAGATAAAAATGGTAAGGTTAAAAAATTAAACACAAGCTCTACAGTTAAAAAAACCTTTATCAGACGACATATAGCTGAACCAATTCAACTTATCGCACAGCACCCAGTTTTAGGTAAGCAGATCGAATTTATAGAACATAAAGAAATAAAAGGTAATAAGACAACCACATATTTAGGCTATAAACCTATTTATGATAAGCAGGATAAGAGAAAAATAGAAAAAATCCAGTTCTTATATAGATGGAAAAAAACTCAAAATAAAGCCGATTACCTAAAACAAATAATTAATCTAGCTAATAAATATATGCACAAAAAACCTACCATCAAGGATTGGAAAGATGTGCTCGCAATGTTGGATTCGATTAGTTTAGCTGATCATAATGAACGAACATCATCTATATTTGCTAAATTGCAAAAAGAGTTTGAAGGACATAAGCAGCGACTTTTAAAAGAAAAAGAAGCTGAAGAAGAGAAAACAACGAAATTAGATGACTCTGAAGAAGCAAAACTGGAGGATCAATTATTAAGCTTATTTAACAAATGA
- a CDS encoding TrbC family F-type conjugative pilus assembly protein, with amino-acid sequence MPFIRGSILFSALFMSQTVMADGKLTADDYDLINDSKSTISDNQKNVSAENQAIINRTKEVLASDKFKAELQGIRIQSQQINDDMLAHQHELVTKDSDGLPSINFEKVGELLKPSSASAGEIPEMSGTTPLQSEVKEENQEPNNDYPEAGNKPILWVFVSTSMSKLQQKKAFELAAEWGGRVIYRGLAPGTDSVNEMAKYVMKMQANLDRISHEMRESQNHASLNEVTKNEEIASVYLDPTAFTRFGINRVPALVYERQDYDGNLFYAKIFGMVNPSYLQDKAETALVNKEEGVNHIHLGEIGNVNKIAERDLIEEMKSRMERYDWEKAQEEAVARHWKIREYFDLAPSQEDKTYLFNPTVVVKKEVRAVDGTVLAKAGEMFNPLAIVPSHLTMYVFDPNDEEELAFVKHLVETDSIGSVMLLATRIDGERGFSQLAELNQYFKIPIKMLNREIIQRFDLTVTPTQIKTTEYARLKIKEFSQQTVRYQNQLNRIEKESEEE; translated from the coding sequence ATGCCATTTATTAGAGGGTCTATTCTGTTTTCAGCATTATTTATGAGTCAAACAGTCATGGCCGATGGCAAGCTAACTGCCGATGATTACGATCTTATAAACGACTCTAAATCGACCATATCGGACAATCAAAAGAATGTAAGCGCAGAAAATCAGGCAATCATCAATCGTACAAAAGAAGTTCTAGCTTCAGATAAATTCAAAGCTGAACTTCAAGGCATAAGAATTCAATCCCAACAAATCAACGATGATATGTTGGCACATCAACATGAGTTGGTGACAAAAGACAGCGATGGATTGCCATCAATCAATTTTGAAAAAGTAGGTGAACTACTTAAACCGTCTTCTGCTAGTGCAGGGGAGATACCCGAGATGTCAGGGACGACACCCCTTCAATCTGAAGTTAAAGAAGAAAACCAAGAGCCAAATAATGATTATCCAGAAGCGGGAAATAAACCGATTTTATGGGTATTTGTCTCTACGTCGATGAGCAAACTTCAACAAAAAAAGGCGTTTGAATTAGCTGCTGAGTGGGGAGGTCGTGTTATCTATCGTGGACTTGCACCAGGAACAGACTCAGTGAATGAAATGGCCAAATACGTCATGAAAATGCAAGCAAATCTTGACCGTATTAGTCATGAAATGCGTGAGTCACAAAATCATGCATCACTTAATGAAGTAACAAAAAATGAGGAGATAGCCTCTGTTTATCTCGATCCAACTGCCTTTACACGATTTGGTATAAACCGTGTGCCAGCGTTGGTTTATGAACGCCAAGACTACGACGGTAATCTTTTTTACGCGAAAATTTTTGGCATGGTAAATCCGAGCTATCTGCAAGATAAAGCGGAAACTGCATTAGTTAATAAAGAGGAAGGTGTTAACCACATTCATTTAGGCGAGATAGGCAATGTGAACAAAATTGCCGAGCGAGATTTGATTGAAGAAATGAAGTCACGGATGGAACGTTATGATTGGGAAAAAGCGCAAGAAGAAGCAGTTGCACGCCATTGGAAAATCCGTGAATACTTCGATTTAGCTCCATCACAAGAAGATAAAACTTACTTATTTAACCCAACGGTTGTTGTAAAAAAAGAAGTGAGAGCAGTCGATGGAACAGTTCTTGCCAAAGCTGGTGAAATGTTTAATCCACTGGCCATCGTGCCAAGTCATTTAACCATGTACGTATTCGATCCAAATGATGAAGAAGAACTCGCTTTTGTGAAGCATTTGGTGGAAACCGACTCCATTGGTTCAGTGATGTTGTTGGCCACTCGTATCGATGGTGAAAGAGGCTTCTCTCAACTTGCAGAGCTCAATCAATATTTCAAGATCCCAATCAAGATGCTTAATAGAGAAATCATTCAACGATTTGATCTCACTGTTACGCCTACACAAATTAAAACAACGGAATATGCACGATTGAAAATTAAAGAATTTTCACAGCAAACCGTCCGTTATCAAAATCAATTAAATCGTATAGAAAAGGAGAGTGAGGAGGAGTAA